AGCATCCAATATGCAATCCAATGACTTCATAGCATCTTTTTTTTATAGTGTGATGATGCCACTCAAACTGTGGTTGTGTTTGACAAAAATAAATCTCATGAATGCACCTGAGTTTTGATATTTAATTCCCTATCCTTTTGTTGACCATGCGCGGTTCCTTTTAATAACGGCTGGATATATTGTACCTTCATGTAGAGGCTGGAATATTAACTATTCCTTTATCTAAAAACTTAATTCCCTATCATGAATTTAGTGTGGATTTTCCGATCCCAATAGCACAGAAAAAAAGAGTGCAACATTGCATGACCTTACCCATTCCAAAAGATATGCTTTGTCTTCGCCAAGCCTATCATCGTAGTTTGGTCTTCCAGCTATAGTCTCCAAGGTGACCACACCAAAAGCAAACACATCAACTTTCTCAGTCATAAGACCTCTCCTGGCGTACTCAGGTGCAAGATAACCACTTGACAAAAGAGTAAAaagatcagctgtgtagcttaTAGGTTAACGAAACTAATATAATTTGTAAACTTACGTAAAAGAGAGGAGGTTGGAAATGTGCTTACAATGTACCAGCAACTTTTGTGCTGACATGTGTCTTCTTGTCATCACAGAGTTTGGCGAGCCCGAAATCTGAGATCTTAGGGTTGAGATTGGCATCAAGCAAGACATTGCTAGCCTTTATGTCCCTGTGCACAACTCGGACGCTAGACTCTTCATGGAGATAAGCCGGGCCTCTTGCAATACCCAAGCATATCTGAAAGGTTCAATGTCTCATTTCCTGCGAAATAAAAAAGAATAGCGCAGTTAATCCCTAAAAGATAAAAAGTGCTTATTGTTGACATATCATCTAATAAAAAAGAATAGTGCAGTTAATCCCTAAAAGATAAAAAGTATAAAAGCACTTACGTTGAATCGAGACTTTGGATAAGGGTAGTTCCAACCAAAAAATCATGTAGTAGTGTTTATGATATACCATATCATATGGATGATACCATCCAAGAAACTATAGTCCCAATGCATAATTTGTAATTGTGGGTACAAAATAAATTCCTCCAATAACCTTTCTCCTCTTTCTACCAACCTCCTTTGTCCCCACTCTTTAATTCTATCTTGGTATTTGTTATATTCCATCCCAATAGGTTTAAAGTAGTTTCTTCAACTTTGATTTTGTGCAAGAAACCCACTATTTCTTGCATGAGACCCAGTTTCTTGACCTTTTCATCCCTCTCCTCTTTAATTGTATTGCCAAATCAGCAAAATATCCTGCATAGCAACCTATTAAATGCTATGAAAACTATTCTAGCCAGAGCATTGGGACTGCCTTGAGCAAGCTCTTCCATCACAAAGAGATCTAACCGATCCTTTTAAGGTCTCGGTCTAGATTTCCGAAAACGTGACGTTTGCCATGGACATCTCGGAACAATTCAACTGGGTAATTAATGTCTCCTGCTTTCGACAAGGGCACATACCTGCCAAATTCTTGCTTTCATTGTGAAGAATAAACAGTTCACTCACGCACGTATAATCAGTTCTGCTTGCTACACCACACGGAATTTCAGTTTCAGAAAGCGGAAAACATTAAAGATAATACATATTTCTAGCATTTACACACAGAAAGGTAACATCGAGGCTACAGAAAGCGAGGAGGCTAGAAGTCTCGTTTCTTTATTGTCTCTCTGCTCCACCTAACCCAACGGTGTCATCGAGGCTGTACGTTGGAATGAAATGTTTACCGTGGACGACCCGTAGGAATTCGTACCAATTCATCAACGGAATAGTCCCCGTGCAGTAGCTTGACAGAAGCTGATTTGAACCTCTGAGGCTCTGATGATGGCTGTATCAGCGTCTTTCGTCGTCCGTGCCGGAGCTCAGGAAAGGCGACGAGGACTTGGTGGTCTCCCTGCCCCTGGAGGTCGACGACGACTGCCCCCTAGACGAGTTCATCTGCCACTCGATGACGTAGCTGGGCTTCGTGATCGCCTCGGCCAGCTCGACGTCCCCGGCGAGCATCGACGCCACCCTCGACATGGCCGGCCGCTGCCGGGGTGAGCTCTGGATGCACAGGAGGGCAATGCGGATGGCACGGAGCACCTCGTCGCTGTTGAATTCGGTGAGCCTGGGGTCCGCAGCGTCGAGGGGATGGTCTTCCTCATAAAGCTGCCAGACCTGAAAGGATGAGCGGGACAACTTCATTATTGTTTTTGTTATTACGTTAGCAGACAGGAATAGAACACATTATTTCCCAGTTAGTTTTTACAAAGTTACAACTATTTGGTACACAACTAAATCAACTATCTGCAACTTTTAGATCAAGCATATAAATTTGGGGGTAGGTTTCCCCAATAAGAATAACACAGAAGAAAGAGTGCAAGAACTATATGTCCAAATCTCATAGTAAGCGTACCCATTCTAAAAGATAAGCCATGTCTTCATCAAGCCTGTCGTCATAGTTTGGCCTTCCGGTTATAATCTCCAACATGACCACACCAAAAGCAAAAACATCAACTTTCTCAGTCATATGACCTCTCATGGCATACTCAGGTGCCAGATAGCCACTTCacgaagagagagagagaaaaaaaaagaccgTCATTAGTATCTCACAAATTGATAAAACTAATGAGGAAAAAAGGGCGGGTGGGGGGTGCTTACAATGTACCAGCAACTTTTGTGCTGACATGTGTCTTCTTGTCATCACAGAGTTTGGCGAGCCCGAAATCTGAGATCTTAGGGTTGAGATTGGCATCAAGCAAGACATTGCTAGCCTTTATGTCCCTGTGCACAACTCGGATGCTAGACTCTTCATGGAGATAAGCCAGGCCTCTTGCAATACCCAAGCATATTTCGTACCGTGTTGGCCAATCTAGGTTCAATCCTCCACTTCCTGCCAACCAAGTTTTGTTTAAGCTATATcacacacacaaacacacacacacacacacacacacatacacacacacgGTAATACTATTCTACACCATAAGTGGTGTAGCGTTTATTCTACACCCAGCTATCAAATTATTGACCGATCGAACTGACCAGAAATTACTGAACCAAGTTGCCAAATTATTGAATCACGTTCAGTAATTAGTTGGGTGTAGGCTACACATAAGGTGTGTAGAATAGCACGTTGGTATAtacatataatatatatataacaatcatggactaatatgcATAGCCGCCGCATCAGATTGAATGGAATGATTGGTACCAAACAATGCTTTGTCAAGGCTTCCATTCTCCAGATACTCATAAACCAGCAGTGGTTTATCACCCTCAAGGCAGCAACCGTACAGCTTCACGAGATTACGGTGTTGCACTTGGGAAATGGTTTCTATTTCGGCTATGAATTGCTTCTTCCCTTGGCGAGATGTTTCAGATAGCTGCTTCACTGCCACCACGCTGCCGTTAGTTAGTTTACCCTGCCAGAAGGTGAAATTTATTTAATAAGGCGAATTTTAGGCACCAGATTACCAAAAATATCATGTAATGGAGGAAATGGAGTAGACTAGCTGCCACTCTAATTTTATTGACCATGTTCAGAAACTAGAAAACAACAAAAGGGAGAAAAATAGAGAATTAATGCCCCTGATTTGTATGTGTTGATATTAGTAAAAGAATTGGAGAAGTAAGGTCAATGAAAGAAAAAGCAATTTGTACTACCCAAAGgagagttgaactaaacaaaatgTCTAGCCAATTTTGCACAATGAAACCAATTCGTTGTCCACTACTTATCTACTGTGTAAAAAAAATTCACAGAAAGTTCAAATCCATGTGCACTGTAGATGACTAACCTTATAAACTGACCCATATCCTCCTTCACCAAGAAGGTTACTGGAACTAAAATTGTCAGCAGCGCTCCTTAGTTCACTATAACTGTAACTGAATATATTAGGTTTTCCAACAATACTGTAGAGCTCTGCAAACACCACATAAAATAAGTTTGTGAGCACAACCTTTTGGCCGGTTTAAGAAATGTGTCAGCCTATCTAGTGTATCATCTTATACCTTGCTGCTCCGACGTTACTTTTCTCCTTTTGTGCCTGCACACATAGAGTCCAGCAAGTACAACTAGTCCGAAAACTACTGCAACAACCACGGCTCCAACAATTACACCAGTTTTAATATTCTTCTCCGGTGTAGCTGCAGGAGAAAGTTTTTCAATCATTTGTATTAGTTTGAAAGTACAAAAACATCACTACAATCTAGTATGCGTATGCACCACTAGGCGTAATCTTTAGTAGCTCTCGTAGTAGAAACTTTGGTTTTGAGTTGAAGAGAATACTTATTAGAGTTGCACTCAAAGCTGAGATTGCAGGCCCATAGTGGCCTTGACTTGGTACGCAGCATGTTCCCTTGCCAGCCCAGAAGAGATGAACCTCGAGGAAGTTTCTAGTGACTGGAACGGTACACTGCACCTTGACAACACTGTAAGATCTCCCGCCTGCTTCCTTCCTTATGTCGAAATCCTGCTTCTTAAGCTCACCCTTTaccaaaataagaaaaataatcATGGCCAGATCATAGGCTAAAACCCAAGGGTGAGCATTGACTGGAACCTACCTGGACATAGATATCAAAAACCCTCCTACCTAAACTTGTCCAAGTCTTTGAGTCTTCGAATGCAAACTCTGCAAACTGAAGTGTGACCGCGTAGTTTCCATTCTCAAGTCCAACACCATAGTATCTCAAAGAAGATGGCGACATCCTTGCTGTCTGAAACAGTTCTGGATCTGAAGTATTCAGAAACTTGCTTGAGCTATGGATAATGTAGCTACTGTTTGATGCATCCATGAACTTCCCGACATTGCTAACACCCCATGTTCGGGCTTCTGTAACATAGTATGATGCAGGTCCAACGTTGGCAACATCAGGCTGATACATGGAATTATCTGAACCAGAAATAGATCTATTGCTCCCACAGTCCACAGCAAAGGAGGTAGCTGCAAGAAAGTTAAATTATTTAATATTGGTGTTAATTTAGTAAATCTGCCTAGTGTTCCTGAAGTTAAGGAATGCTTGAAATTGCAAATGTGGAAACTCACAAAGTGAAGGGCCAAGCAAACAGGATGTATTTCGCTGAAGGCACCCCAGCCCCGAAGGTAAGACACTGCAGACGCAAAGCAATGAAATTTTGAATCGAATATATATCAGTTCCGAGAACGTAATAATTGTATTTGATGACCTCAGGAGCTATTGGAATATGAACTGACCTGTGACTGCTGTTGTTGATCACGAAATTGTTTGCCACCAGATTCCTATGTAGAATGAAGCATTGGAAGAAAAATGAGAATGCACCGTTCTGGAGCTGTGGCTTAGAAATACCACggctttttttttaaaaaaaaagctaGGTGCACCAAAAGTAGCTTTTCAGTTGCATCATTTTTttaaagaagaaaaaaaatgctaGTTCTATGATCCAGGCTGTGCAGGATTATCCTTCAAAAAGCAATCAACACTTACAATTGCAGATTCTGACTAGCCCAAGAAGGAAAGCTTCCTGAGAGCTGGTTGTAAGAAAAGTCTCTACACAAAGAGAAAGACACAACGTTATATATAGATAAATGTCATCCTGCTTTTGTTTCGCAAATGAAATTGAACCAAAGTGACATACAAGTATTTGAGATTAGGTCCTTTAGAGCTTGGAAGGCTTCCTGAAAGGCTATTATTCCCCAGAAATCTGATTGGAACAAATTTTCTAGCATTAGCAAGATAAACAATGAACACCTCTAGTTctataaagaaaaaaaatacataATGTCTCCAGTTCCTAGAAAAAAATGCATTCAAAGGAAAGAAAATAGTACAAGAAGTTGAGCGAATTGAGATTCAGTAGGGCTTGCGGCACTTGGCCTGTGATATTGTTAAAACTCAAATCCCTGCAACAGTGAAAAGTAGAACAAGAGGGAAAGGAGTCATCAAACAATGCATAATGCATAACAGCTCATTAAAGCGCATCAAATGCTCTTGGCTGGAATTTAGGAAGAAACAAAATGCCTTACAGTAAATTTAATGTTGCAAATCGTGAAAAGTTTACTGATGCCAGACTATCAGATATCCTGCAATTCCTCAAAATTCTGAAATGAAAGAACTCATGAGTTTTCAGGATTTAAATTTTTTTGTCACACTATATTAAGATTAATATGTAGTTAGAGTCATTAAGTGAACGGCAAGTTTTGCATACAGGGTGTTCAAAGATGTCATGTTACTAATGAATGCCAGTGAAGAGCTCCCACTTAGTATATCACCTATTCGTCTGCACCACAAAAATAGATAATTGATCCTTCCCTTCTGTAACCTTGATATATTTAAAAATGAAAGTTAGCTACTCTAGCCATCGATCAGTATTCACATACATGTCTGTCAGGTTGACAAGATTAGAAAGAGTGGTTGGAATTGGACCTTGAAACGAGTTGCCTTGAAATCTCCTGCAATTTCAATTGTTGTTACTACTAGTAGTAAAGAAAGAAGAGACTGTAGGTACAATATACTTTTTTGGGATAAAACAACACTAACTATATGCAGCTTAAAACTTATGATTTGTTTCCTACATAAAAGATAAATGTACCAGTAAAAGCCTATTATTTTTCACACTAACAGCTATCCAGAAGTAGCACATTTACTAAAATGATAAAACCACCTCACATCAGACCTTAAATAAATTACTTTAAGTAGCCACAAAATGGAATTTAGCAGAGTGAAAACAAATGCATCTCTCTCAAAGATCACAACGAACCAAGAGGGTTCAAAATGAATTTCGTACTCCAACACAAACTAAAATTTTGCAAAAAAGTAAAGCCTGACTTGTTGAGAATTCTAGCAAACTGTATGTGATGTTTTTTAAATATCAACACTAAATGAGAACTATAGGTTGTATCAACATGTCCAACTTGTGTTTACTATTTTCAGTTAGGGAATAGTTACAAATGATGAATATTAATAAAAAAACTTACAAAACTTGTAAATTACTCCACCTCCCAATGTAATCTGGCAGTCGTCCAGTAAATTCATTATCTGATGCAACCCTGAACATACAGAGGAATAATAGATAAGATTGAGAGGCATATAGCAATATCTTTGACAGAATGTCTTATTTGTCGGCATACAATCGTTTCATGCTTGTAAGCTTAGAAAATGATGATGGTATAGGACCGCTTAAGCCAGCACTATCAATATACCTGCAGTTAAGAGATAAAATAAATAAGAGCACACATTAAACACGGAGCacaaaaaaaagggaaaagctACGGACTACGAGGTGCACAAAATTAGTCAAAATACGCACAGTCCCTCAAGTTTAACCAGGTTCCCCAATTCAGAAGGAAGGGAACCATTTAAGTTGTTCGTGCCTAAACACCTGAAATCCAACAAAAAAAATGTTAGGTTAGTAGACAAAATTTGGGACTGGAATTTCCTTATTCAGGAAGCATGAATACTAGCCGCACAGCTGCCTTTCCTAAGAGAAGTTAAATTAAATGGTAAAAGGAATAAAGATATTTTTTTTTCCTCCACAGTAGTATTATATATAAACTTGAGATCACTTGAATAAATTCAGGTACATGTACAAAAGTCAAATTGAGATTTATAAATTTTGTAGTTTGGAATCTAGTAGAGATTTCTAATAAAAATATGAAATAGGGTCATGACACTGAAATACATTCTTACAGGTTTATGAGATTCACAAGGTTCCCAAGCTCCTTTGGAACAGATCCCGATAATGCGTTGCCACAAAGATTCCTTTTACGTTCAAGGGAAACTGTTTAAGTTCTAGTATGTTACTACCCAAAAACACACAGGAGTAATGTTAGGTTCTAAATCTCACAGGTACTGCAACTTGGTCAATTCCCCAAGGAACGATGGTATAGGCCCTGTTAAGTAATTTTGCTGCAAATTCCTGAAACAGCATCAGATCAGGTCAGATGCCAACGAAAATATATAGATTGGCTCAGCAGGTGTTAGTGGGAACAAAACTGAACTTGTTTATAACTATGGATCATTAGCAGCTTATAAGAAAGTTGAGGGCTCATACAAATTGGTTAATCGCGCGAGGTTCCTCAGGGCTTCTGGAATAGGACCGGTCACATTCAAGTCGAAAATTTTCCTGCAGCAACAAGAGTGAAGCACCCATCAGCTCTGCTCGTCAGACAAACACCACCATGTCATGGAGCGCGGTCAAATCCACCAAGCAGCATTGCGTAATCTGCAGTGACAAGGACGAAGAACTTACAGCTGGACGATGTGGCAGACGGTGTTGTCGTGGTCGGAGCAGTCGCACCTGATGCCCGGGTTCACGTCCTGGTAAATGTCGATGTTGGTGCCGTTCGTGGCCGCGCCGACGCACGGGTCGCCGCTGATCCATGCCGGCCACAGCTTCAGCCCGAGTTTTTCGAACACCGCGTTCAGCGCGTTCACTGCCAACCACACACCGAAAAAAATGGCATGATCAAGGGATTATCAGATTACAATCGAATGCTCAAGAATGAAAAAAACTCGAAAGAAAAAGATTAAAAGGTGCCCTGCCCTGCTATTGGCAATCCTACTCTGACTCTGCTTGGCCTTTTTTCATTGCAGCAACGAGTATGAGATGAACTTACCTTCGACTGGATCTGTGCTTCTGGGTGATGCTTGCTGGGCTCCGGCCGACGCGACTAGAAGAGACAGCAGCATGGAGAGCACAAGGCCACGGACGCCAGAGCTCCATTTCGAGGTCATCTCCCTCTATCTGCTCTCAGTTAGCTTCAGAGCAAGCCCGGGAGATGTGTTCCGGCAGACCGGCACTACTTGATGCACGTAGGGTGCAAGAAGCAGCATATCTATTCCAAGTGGGATTGTGGGAAGGAGGGGTCCTCTGAATTTGGGCATCCAGTGTCAGAGATGAACGGTGATGCTCTGCAACTGTGCTAGAGTAATTCACGCAAATGCTGGGGCAGAGCCACTGCTCCTAGTTTGCAGCCAAATTGCAAAGATTGCTCCGCCTGTGGGACTGCGGCGATCCACTGTCTTATGGTCCAAACTCACCTAAACTCTTGTCTGACAGGCTTTCAGTTGTAGCCCTCTCTCACGGTCACCACTGGCTGTCAGAGTGTCCAGCTCCAGCCCCCAGACAGGAATAACAAAATCCTCGACTCTCCAGCAAACACGCGGGCGTGGACTTTGTTCCAACTTCCAAGTCAGACTTTGCCAATTCTGCATACCTTATGCACATCCATGTAGCCAACCATCATTTGACTATGCATACAACGCACGCCGAGGTCGGATCGAAAATTTTCTGTTAGAAAATTAACAGAGCTTAAGATTAATTTGTACAACCAGAGCAGCATACGAGAAAACATACATCTAACATAAACAGACACCAGATCTAGCCACGAGATCATCATAAAAGAATTGCAGGGAATACAGGATTAACTTTACAGTGGATCCCGCGCGGATGCGGCGAAGAAACCGTCGAAGAAGAGGAAGGACGCGAGCGGACATGCGAGCGTACTTCCCAGAAATCTGATTCGCCGGATCCGCTTCCTCTCAGATTCGATCTGCCTAAATCCCAGGAACCGCCCCCTGGAACCTCTCTACGGCAACCGACTGGAGCCCACGCACGGAACGTGCGCCCACTACTCCCAGTTGACGTGGCATACCGGACGTCTTCCATATACAGAGGGGGTCCGCTGCCTCTCAGATTCGATTTGCCTAAATTCCAAGAACCGTCCCCTGGGACCTCTCTACGGCAACCGACTGGAGCCCACGCTCAAAAAGCAAAATTAAACTGCTAGTATAACACGACACGATGTGCTCGCGCATCGTCCCAAGTCACAAGTCACGCGATAATAACGCGTAACGCGCGCGTGCAGCTTGTGTGTTCATAGCGTAGCATCCTTCATCCATTTATCTCACATATGTAGAGACTCGCAAAGCTCCACGTATATATTGGTATATATCGACCTAAGTGAGCAATGTGGAACTAAAGTTCCATATGCCACTTCTACTGCACCACCTTGACTTCCTATATGGAATTGGACCACCCTTCACTGGCCACATATGGGCCTAGTACAGGCCACAATTCCAACATTTTCCTCCGGAGAGAAGAATCGAACCGAGATATTCACGAAGAAGGTGCACAAACTGAGGATCCTGAGCCCCTTGGTAACGTGGATTTACAAGAAATTGAACAAAACCTCCACTTGAAAGCCACAGAAGGTGCTCTGAACCTGACGATCATCACCGCCCTAGCTTCGTGTGCATTGATTGATGGCGGAGCTCAGGAACATCGACGATCGAGGCTGCCCCTCGGCGCGAAGCTCGACAGCCCGGTGGCGTTGCTGCTCATGAAGAAGCTGCTGGCGTTGCCTCCCTTGATCTCTGCTAGCAGGTGATGTAGCTGCGCGGCTTGTCCACGCCCAAACTCCACGCCCCCGCCAGCATCGACACAGCCTGCGCAAATAAGGTCAGCTGCTTTCGCCTAGGACACATACATCTTCCGTTAGTCACTTCGAAGTTTGTAACTTTCACCTTGCCTGCCTTTGGTCTATCGTACCAACCAATGAACACCACGAAGCtgacacaaacacacacacaaaatGTAGTAATAATTTTGCTAACATGATTTAGATCTTGCAAACGATATATACACATCCAAATAGACCAAACCCACCAGCATCATCATTTGATCATGGATACAAAAATCAAACTGCACTGCGAACGTCGAAATAAACTAAAACTTTACTCGAAAAACAAAAGGATCTAAGCCGAAGCAACAGTCGAACGCAGCACATAATCTAACACAATATATGTGCAAAAGCTGAATATCCTGAGAGCGTTTGTGACGTGCATTTGCAGAAAACTGTCCGCCGTTGACAGAACTTGCTAATCACCGGCCTTCTTCAATGACGGAGCTCATGAACGGCGACGAGGTGTGCGACGAGGCCGCTCTTGGGGCCATGCTCGACTGCCCGCTGACGTTGCTGCTCATGAAGCTGCTGGTGTTGCCGCCCTTGATTTGCCACTCGGTGATGTAGCTCGGCTTGTTCACAACCTCGCCCATCTCCACGTCTCCGGCCAGCATCGACACGGCCCTGGACATGGACGGCCTCTGGTGGGGCGACCCCTGGGTGCAGAGGAGGGCCACGTGGATGGCACGGAGCACCTCGTTGCTGTTAAAATTGGCAAGCTTGGGGTCTACCATGTCCAGAGGGTGATTTTCTTCGTACAGTTGCCAAACCTGAAAGCACAGAAGATTAGTTAGAAATGCGAAGACGCCAAGCTGGAGTGACATGTCTTCGGTGATGTTTCCTTTAACAAATTCAGATCGATATTTGTTTGCTGCGTCAGCAAAAACAGAAAAGAAGGGAGAAAATGCGATCAACCTCTTGTACAGCAATAAGATCCCAAATCATGCTACCATGGTAAAATTTGGCACCCTTCGTTCAAGAACCATAAACCTAAGCATACTACAATTAGCATTTTATTTACAGTTTAGCAAAAGAAATTCATACGAAACTATGTGACAAAACAGAGATTTTTATGAAGGCACCAGAGCTTGTTCCTAGCATAAATTTTACTAAAGATCATACCAACAGTACAGAAACCAGACTGCAACATTACCCAGCCTAAAATCTAGAGTTGAGACTGAACTTACCCATTCTAAAATATAAATCTTATCTTCTTCAAGCGTATTGTCGAAGTTTGACCTTCCAGCTAAAGTCTCCAATACAACCACGCCAAAAGCAAACACATCGACTTTCTCGGTCATATGACCTCTCATGGCATACTCAGGTGCGAGATATCCACTTCACAGAAGCATAAAGAAATTGCCATTAGCTCACATGTGTAAATAATCTGTACGTAGGTGTAAGGGGGCTAGATGGAAATGTTCTTACAATGTACCAGCAACTTTTGTGCTAACATGTGTCTTCTTATCATCATAAAGTTTGGCGAGCCCAAAATCCGAGATTTTAGGGTTGAGATTTGCGTCAAGTAAGACATTGCTAGCCTTTATGTCCCTATGCACAACACGGATGCTAGACTCTTCATGGAGATAAGCCAGACCTCTTGCAATGCCTAAGCATATCTCGAAGCGTGTTGACCAGTCTAGGTTCAGTCTCCCACTTCCTGCAAATAAATGTATAAGTTTTAATGTAACAAATGTGAACTCCTAGAGAGACTGTTGCATTAAATTGAAATGAACTTGTACCAAATAATGCTTTATCAAGGCTTCCATTCTCCAGGTACTCATAGACCAACAGTGGTTTATTGCCCTCAAGGCAGCAACCATATAACTTCACGAGATTACGGTGTTGTACTCGAGAAATAGTTTCTATTTCTGTTGCAAATTGCGTTTTCCCCTGATTAGAGGTTTCAGATAACTGTTTTACAGCCACCACCCTTCCATCGGTTAAATTACCCTGCAAGACGGTGCCATTTTCATGTTTCAGGCATCACATAGCCAAACATACTGTAATGGGGAAAAATGTAGACTGCCTACTCTTATTTTACTGATCATGTGCAGAAACTATTAATGTAACTAGAAACAACAGAAAAACTATTGTGCATATATTGACACCTGAGAAAAAAAGTCAAGCAAAGACTATACATCACCGAAAAATATAGTCAAAACAAAAACTAACCAGTtttcaaaaaaacaaaaaaaaagcacCGAAGGGCATATCCTTTTGCTGTGCGCaaattagaaaaaaaaagaactacTTTCAGAGGTAAAATTTCAGCAAATGTACATCTACATATACTATAGATGAACTAACCTTGTAAACTGACCCATATCCTCCTTCCCCGAGAAGGTTACTTGAACTGAAATTTTCAGTAGCGCTCCTTAGCTCACTGTAACTGAATACATTAGGTCTGCCAACAATACTGTACAGCTCTACAAACATCAGAAAAGATGagtttataaacacaacctctTAGCTTGATTAAGAATGTATTGTAATTTGGAACCATGGCATATCATTTACCTTGTTGCTCCAATGATAATTTTCTCTGTTTCTGTCTCCACATGCAGAGTCCAGCAAGTGCTACTAGTCCTAAAACTGCTGCTCCAACCACGACTCCAACAATTACACCTGTTTTACTACTACTCTTCTTCTGTGCAGCATTACGCACCGTAGGGGTGAAATCTGTCAGAAAGTACATTTGTTAGACATAATGAGATCTTACAGAATAATCAGTATATGTGTTTGACTTGGATTCTATGTTAGGTGTTTCTCAATTTGCACTCCAATTTATTTCAAAGTGCACACGAGAACATTCAGCATTCATAATGGATATGTACAATTAGTGTCTGCCTATGTGTTGGTTCCATCATCAGCAATTCTCATGTAGAAACTATATAAGGAAATTATCTGGGCAATA
The sequence above is drawn from the Panicum hallii strain FIL2 chromosome 7, PHallii_v3.1, whole genome shotgun sequence genome and encodes:
- the LOC112900852 gene encoding probable LRR receptor-like serine/threonine-protein kinase At1g56130 — its product is MKARIWQICLGIARGPAYLHEESSVRVVHRDIKASNVLLDANLNPKISDFGLAKLCDDKKTHVSTKVAGTFGYLAPEYARRGLMTEKVDVFAFGVVTLETIAGRPNYDDRLGEDKAYLLEWVWQLYEDGHPLNVTDPRLTEFNSDEVLRAIRVGLLCIQSSPRQRPPMSRVVAMLAGDIEVPEAVTKPSYVTEWQRNAIETSSSKPGPEAMSASPFLSSVIDEGR
- the LOC112901353 gene encoding probable LRR receptor-like serine/threonine-protein kinase At1g56130, with translation MTSKWSSGVRGLVLSMLLSLLVASAGAQQASPRSTDPVEVNALNAVFEKLGLKLWPAWISGDPCVGAATNGTNIDIYQDVNPGIRCDCSDHDNTVCHIVQLKIFDLNVTGPIPEALRNLARLTNLNLQQNYLTGPIPSFLGELTKLQYLNLCGNALSGSVPKELGNLVNLINLCLGTNNLNGSLPSELGNLVKLEGLYIDSAGLSGPIPSSFSKLTSMKRLVASDNEFTGRLPDYIGRWSNLQVLRFQGNSFQGPIPTTLSNLVNLTDIRIGDILSGSSSLAFISNMTSLNTLILRNCRISDSLASVNFSRFATLNLLDLSFNNITGQVPQALLNLNSLNFLFLGNNSLSGSLPSSKGPNLKYLDFSYNQLSGSFPSWASQNLQLNLVANNFVINNSSHSVLPSGLGCLQRNTSCLLGPSLSTSFAVDCGSNRSISGSDNSMYQPDVANVGPASYYVTEARTWGVSNVGKFMDASNSSYIIHSSSKFLNTSDPELFQTARMSPSSLRYYGVGLENGNYAVTLQFAEFAFEDSKTWTSLGRRVFDIYVQGELKKQDFDIRKEAGGRSYSVVKVQCTVPVTRNFLEVHLFWAGKGTCCVPSQGHYGPAISALSATLITTPEKNIKTGVIVGAVVVAVVFGLVVLAGLYVCRHKRRKVTSEQQELYSIVGKPNIFSYSYSELRSAADNFSSSNLLGEGGYGSVYKGKLTNGSVVAVKQLSETSRQGKKQFIAEIETISQVQHRNLVKLYGCCLEGDKPLLVYEYLENGSLDKALFGSGGLNLDWPTRYEICLGIARGLAYLHEESSIRVVHRDIKASNVLLDANLNPKISDFGLAKLCDDKKTHVSTKVAGTFGYLAPEYAMRGHMTEKVDVFAFGVVMLEIITGRPNYDDRLDEDMAYLLEWVWQLYEEDHPLDAADPRLTEFNSDEVLRAIRIALLCIQSSPRQRPAMSRVASMLAGDVELAEAITKPSYVIEWQMNSSRGQSSSTSRGRETTKSSSPFLSSGTDDERR